TCCAGCAGAAGACAGCAGTATCCCTTGTGCAAAGGTCCGCTTTTCGGGTGCAAAATTCACGGTAACTTCCTTACTTGCCGAAGAGGCGTAACCAGAATGTGCAAGAAATCCTGTTAAAAAGCGAAGAGACATAAACATGATCAATGATGTCCCAAAACCAAATAGTAAAGAAAACAAGCCCATTCCCAATACAGAACCGATCAAAACAATTCTTGAACCAGCCTTATTGATCACTAATCCCATTGGAATCTGCATCAACGCATAGCCTAGGAAAAAGGCGCTCATGATCATTCCTTTCGCCGCAGGTTCAAGTCCAAATTCTTCTGAAATCGGGATCAAAGAATACCCTACTGACATTTTATCGATATACACCATCGTATACCCTAAAAATAGCGCGATTAATAATAAACCTGTCCTTTTTGATTCTTTTTTCTCCATAAAGACCTCCTTAAAAAATAACATTTTACGAGCTTATTCTATAAATGAAAAATTAAGTGTCGTTTTTTACTAATATGTATTATTCCGGCTAAATAATAAAATCTGATCGACAAACGTTTTTCTTCCCCACAATAATTGCTCATTTTTATAGTATAATCTATTACTTAACGAAAAAAAAGAATAACATGGCATTATTATTAAAAAAAGGTGAACGAAACATTATTTTAAGCTAAGTATATACACCATTTGTTCCGATTTAAAGTTAAGTAACAATCTAAACTAACACAAAAAAAGTTCGAAAGTCAAGATATCCCCAATAATGGGTATTTGACTTTCGAACTTTTTCTATAACACGTTGATTTATTGTTTTAGTAACTCTTTTTTGTGCAGGTATTCTTCTTCTGAAATCGTTCCTTTTACAAACTCTTCATCTAATAAATCAAGAGCAGATGAATGAGCACTAGTAGGAGCTGGATTTGAAGAATTTTTGATCATAGGCTCATGAGATTGATCCCTTTGATTTTTCATAAAGTAAATCACCGCAATAATCAGTACAGCAATCAATAGCCACCAAATAAAGCCCATCCCGAATATATTTCCCCGCATCATTCCGCGGCTACCATTTAAATAAGTTGAACAATAACCCATTTCGACACTCTCCTATCCTGTTTTTACTTAGTATAAAGATAAAATATGGCAAAAGTGTGTCGAAATCATTCCTCAACTCGGTTTTTCAAAGAGAAATATGCTGGATCAATTTTTCATAGGAAGCAAAGGATGGATGCTTCGTGATTTCTTTTTCATTGATCACCAATGACTGCTGATCGACGATCGCTTTTGTCAGACGATCAGCAAACTCGGTAAAATCATTTGCTGTTTCTTCATTATAAGTCAATGAATAGTATTTTGATTGACGATAATATTTTTTCAATAGCTCAGATTTGATTGCTTGCGGCTGATCTGCAAAATATTCATCATAACGCGCTGAATCGATTTTTCCATCAGTTACGGTTAATTGAAGCCTACCGATCAGGCCATCGCCAAAATCTTCTGCATAGCCAATATATTTTGTGCCTGACGGCTGACGGATTTGATCTGCCAACTCGGCGGCGATCGCCATTAGCCCTTCTCTAGCACTTGTAGATGAACCTTTGACTGTCTTAAAATCACCATCGACTCGATTTTCTTCACGCATTTGCTTTTCAACAAACGTAATACCATTCACTACTGTAACTAACGTTTCATCTGTTCTAGGATTCTGTGCCTGAAAAAATGCATAATCAGACAGTCGTTTGTTTGCTCCTGCGTATTTTGATTCATAATAATTCTCAGCCCCATACTCATTGAATTCTACATTTACGATCGTATTCGCATCATCTGTGACGATTTCAACGATTCCTTTATTTCCCACATCAAAATAGCCTTCATTCGTGAAATAATTTCCTTCCAGTAAACCCAACGGCGGCTGATTTGACCAAAACATTTTTTTCAACTTTTCTTCATAAGTGTAGATTGGTTTAGGATTGGAGCCAAATGTGGTTTGAGTCGCTCCTGTCACCACATCATAATTATAGGATGTGTCTTCAAAGCTTAACTTATTGACCGTCTGCTCATTTGTCTCCTTATGACTGGATGATACTGGTTCTTTTTCAGTCGAATTAAATATGGCTTTTTTTTCGATCGTAGTTGATCTTTGTGTCTCTTTCCTTTGATCAGGTTTACAACCAGCAAGACCAATCAAAACACAGACAACCAAACTTGCCAGTATGTAATTTTTCTTCATTTAAGTTTCCTTTCTATCGATCACGTATTGAAGCGATAACCGCTGCCCCAAATAGTTTCTATTGGTATCTCTGATAAATTCGCTTTTTTCAATTTTTCTCTGATACGTCCGACATGCACTACAACAGTATAAATATCGCTGTCCAGCTCATCCATGTCCCAAACTTGACGAAAAAGCTGTTCTTTCATCCAAACCCGATTTGGATGTGTCATAAAGAAAAGTAACAAGTCAAATTCTTTCGTTGTAAAAATGACTTCTTTCCCTAAAACATGGACTCTACGAGCACTTTTATCAATAACGATTTGGCCGCTTTCAATCGTTTCATTCGCTGAATCCGACCCCGTTAGTAGTTGATAACGTTTGATATGTGCCTGTACTCTGGCTACTAATTCACTAGGACTAAATGGTTTGGTAAGGTAATCATCTGCGCCTAGACCTAATCCTCTGATTTTGTCAATGTCCTCTTTTTTAGCAGAAACGATCATCAAAGGAATATTCTTTTTTTCTCTGATCCTTCTGCAAATTTCAAACCCGTCCATCGATGGCAGCATGATATCTACTACGATCAAATCAAACGGCTCATTCAGCGCTCTGGTCAAGCCAACTTTTCCATCACTAGAGATTTCAGCTTCCATTTGATTGATCTCAAGATAATCTTTTTGTAATTCTGCAATACTTGCATCATCTTCAATTAGTAATATCCGTGATTTTTTATCAGACATCTACCTGCCCTCCATCAACTTTCTTTAATAAAATTATGACTGCTGTCCCTTTGTTTACTTCACTTTCGATCATTACTTTTCCTTCATGCCTATCGACGATTTGTTTAACGATCGCAAGACCTAGTCCGCTGCCGCCTGTTTGTGTCGGTCTCGCTTCCTCACCTCGATAAAAATGATCAAAAACGAAAGGCAGCTGCTCTTTAGCGATTCCTTGACCGTTATCTGTCACACGAATTTCTACGAACTGATCTTGGTCAATAAGATTGATGTTCACTGTAAGTGGATGTTCTTTTTGCTTGAATTTTAAGCTATTTTCAATCAAATTCGTAAAGACTCGATTCAACTGCATCCGATCGCCATACACCTTACTTGAAGAAGCTGTTTGGTCGATGAGCTCCAGCGAAACCTGCTGCTTTCGTAACTGAAATTCTTCGATCAAATGCTTTAGAAACTCATTG
This sequence is a window from Enterococcus wangshanyuanii. Protein-coding genes within it:
- a CDS encoding SHOCT domain-containing protein — encoded protein: MGYCSTYLNGSRGMMRGNIFGMGFIWWLLIAVLIIAVIYFMKNQRDQSHEPMIKNSSNPAPTSAHSSALDLLDEEFVKGTISEEEYLHKKELLKQ
- a CDS encoding response regulator transcription factor gives rise to the protein MSDKKSRILLIEDDASIAELQKDYLEINQMEAEISSDGKVGLTRALNEPFDLIVVDIMLPSMDGFEICRRIREKKNIPLMIVSAKKEDIDKIRGLGLGADDYLTKPFSPSELVARVQAHIKRYQLLTGSDSANETIESGQIVIDKSARRVHVLGKEVIFTTKEFDLLLFFMTHPNRVWMKEQLFRQVWDMDELDSDIYTVVVHVGRIREKLKKANLSEIPIETIWGSGYRFNT